A genome region from Populus alba chromosome 5, ASM523922v2, whole genome shotgun sequence includes the following:
- the LOC118030018 gene encoding protein AE7-like 1, translating into MTLGLVNANPVVHAKKERVARTEDLHCDDSVDPLDIYDFVRDIRDPEHPYSLEQLSVLSEESITVDDKLGRILITFTPTIQHCSMATVIGLCLRVKLQECFPPHYKVDIKVAPGSHADEEAVNKQLNDKERVAAALENPNLRQLVDECLYSNEL; encoded by the exons ATGACTTTGGGTCTAGTTAATGCAAACCCAGTGGTTCACGCCAAGAAAGAAAGGGTTGCTCGTACTGAAGATCTTCACTGTGATGATTCTGTTGATCCACTCGATATCTATG ATTTTGTCAGAGATATAAGAGATCCAGAGCATCCATACTCACTTGAACAGCTTAGTGTTTTATCAGAGGAGTCTATCACCGTCGATGACAAACTGGGTCGTATTCT gattactTTTACTCCGACAATACAACATTGCAGTATGGCCACAGTTATTGGTCTGTGTCTAAGAGTGAAACTACAAGAGTGTTTCCCTCCACATTATAAG GTTGACATTAAAGTCGCTCCTGGATCTCATGCTGACGAAGAAGCAG ttaataagCAGTTAAATGACAAGGAAAGAGTTGCTGCTGCCTTGGAGAATCCCAATCTCCGTCAACTTGTGGATGAGTGCCTCTACTCCAATGAACTTTAA